From the Mesotoga prima MesG1.Ag.4.2 genome, the window ATCACTATCATGACCTCTGCAGGCAAGTTGGCCCTGAAGAGCTCCGGAAAACGAAGATCGTAACAGATGTTCAGAGAGAAGTGTATGTTTTTCATCTCGAAAGAGAGATTAGTGTCACCGGGGCTGTAAACGATATTCTCCCCTCCGTACGAAAATAACTTTCTCTTCCGGTAGATCAAAGGCTCCGAACCCGGGGCGAGAAAAGCCGCGCAGTTGTAGAACTTCGAGTTTCTTCTGTCTATAAAGCCGTAAACTGCCGGAATACCCCAGTGATCTACCTGCTTTCTGAAGAAACCACACGCATCTTTCACGTAAGCTCTTTCGGCGTTATTAGTGAACCCGCTCAAGGTAGTTTCGGGAAAAACAATTAGCTCAACACCTGCCTCCGAGGCCCCGGCGAAAACTCTTTCGATTATCTTCATGTTGATCTCTGGAGACTCCCATACTATGTTGAGAGGAACGCCGCCTATTCTCATCTATTCTCCTCCACCGCAAGATCAATTATCCTCGAAAGGACCCTAGCCGAAACTTCCGCCTCTATTGCAGGTCTGTTTTCTCCCGGACCAATCTGCTCGGGAATGCACGGTATATGTACGAACCCGGCAGGGATGTTTATGGCTCTCTTCGTGAGAAAGTCCATACATCTGTAAAAGAGGTAGTTACAGACAAATGCGCCGGCTGAAAAAGATTTCTCGATGGGAAGACCCTCGTCCTTAAGTTTCGAGACGATCCCGTCGACCGGAAGCCTCGAAAAGTATGCGTCGGGCGAGGCAGGAATTATCTTCTCACCGGTCGCAATAAATCCGTTGTTGTCTGGAGTTGGGGATTCCTTCCAGTTGATCGCAATCTTCTCTGGAGTAACGAGAGATCTCCCGGCCGCCTGGCCGACCATGATCAACGCCTCCGGGACGTTGTCTAGGAGCCGCAGCTCCAGTCGAGAAAAGCAGTCGTCGAAGACCGTTGGGAGGCTCATGAGCTCAATGTCTTCCCTGATATCCGCTAGAAGCTCCACGACTATCTGCGAAGCGTTTATTTTACTTCCCCCGAAGGGGTCGAAGTGGGTCACGAGTATCATCTTTTACACCTCTCATTCCCTATAATTTTAGCATCATAAGGAAGTCGAGAATGAAAAGCCGTCATTCTGGTAGAATGATTCTGAAAGGGGTGATCTAGTTGAAGAAGCTGAAGCTTGAGGATCTCTACAAATACTCCGCTGTGGGCGATCTTCACATCTTTCCCGGTGGGAAAAACTTTGTCTTTGTAAGAAAGACGATGAACAAGAAGGAGAACCAGTACGAAAGCAACATCTGGTTGGGCAACATGAAGAATGAAGAAGTCCGTCAGCTGACCCGGGGCGGGAAGGACGGTTCTCCCGTCGTAAGTCCAGACGGCAAAAGCATTCTCTTTGTCTCGAAGAGAGACAAGGAGGCTAAAGGAACCGGGCTTTATCTTCTGCCTCTTGAGGGCGGTGAAAGCAGACTGGTGAAGACTCTTAAAGGAGGATTCTCCTCTGTCTCGTGGATCGATTCGGAGACGGTTCTATTCATGACGAAGCATGCCCCCGGGGAAGATCCCGAGAAGATCGAAGAAGACGAGCCGCCAGAGAAGAAGGTTTACGAAATAGATAGAATACCATTTGTCTCTAACGGCGCTGGATTCACCGAGAACAGAGTGGGCCATCTATATAAGATGAAACTCGAAAATGGAAAGATGGAACCGATTACGGCCGTCGGAGGTGATATCGAAAGCATCGTTTTATCTCCCGAGAGAAAGAGCGTCGCGGTAATAACAACCGAAGACAGGGAGAAGAGGCCGATATGGAGCAGTCTATACCTCCTCGATTTGCAGAGTGAAACTGCAAAGAGAATCGGTGACGACAGTCTCTCTTTCTATCATTGCGAGTGGTCAGACGATAGCGAACTCTTCGCCGTCGCGACAGACTTCAAAAAGGGCTTCCCAACCAATCCCTTCATAGTCCACGTTGATCTGGAATCCTTCACTCTTACTACTCTTGCCAGGGAAATGGACCTGTACTTCGGCAACAGCCTGAACAGCGATGTGAGGGGTGTCTCGCCAAACACTTCCATGAAGGTTGTAGAAGGAAAGCTCTATTCGCTGGTAACTGCCGGGTCGCAGATAAAACTCGTTTCTATGGATAAAGAAGGAAAGGTAGAGGAAATCGCTGTCTCTTCGGGGAGCATAGACTGCTTCGATGTTGCAGGCGAGGAACTTCTACTTTCAGAGATGACCACGACAGAGCCACTGGAGATCTACTCTCTTGTCAAAGGCAAGAAGAAGAAACTCACGAGCTTTAACTCGTGGATGAAGGGTATCAAGCTGTCAAAACCGGAGGGCTTCGAAGTGGAGGCCTCAGATGGGCAAAAGATTGAAGGCTGGATAATGAGGCCGGTAGACTTCGAGGAAGGGAAGAAATACCCGGCCGTAGTGGAGATCCACGGAGGGCCAAAGACGGCATACGGCGGCGGATATATACATGAGTTTCAGACTCTGGCCTCCGAAGGATATGCAGTTATCTACTGTAACCCGAGGGGAAGCGCCGGTTACGGAACCGACTTCGCCGATATAAGGGGCCATTACGGGGAAAGGGATTTCGAAGACATAATGGAAATCGTCGAGTACGTCATAAATGAATACGATTTCGTCGACGAAGAGAGACTCGGTGTCACCGGGGGCTCATACGGCGGTTTCATGACAAACTGGATTGTAGGACATACTGACGCCTTCAAGGCGGCCGTCTCCCAGAGGTCTATCTCGAGCTGGATTTCCTTCTTCGGCACTACGGATATAGGATATTTCTTTGCAAGCGATCAAACCGGAGGCGATTTCTTCGACAACCTCGAGGGTTATCTAAGGCAGTCACCTCTGATGTCGGCGCCCAACGTCGTCACTCCGATTCTTTTCATTCACTCCCTTGAAGATTACAGATGCTGGGTCCCCGAAGCGATGCAATTCTTCACAGCGCTAAGGCATCTCGGCAAAGAGGCCAAAATGGTGCTCTTCCCGAAGGAGAACCACGAGCTTTCCAGAGGCGGCCTTCCCATACATAGAGAAAAGCGTTTGAGGGCAATACTGGAATGGTTCGATTCCTATCTGAAGATATGAGCCGTTGATGGAAAACAAGAAGGCAGGAAACATCCATGTAAGATTCGCCTCAATCGATGACAACGAAAAGCTCCTCAAGATCGAGCGAGAGTCGGCTCAGGAGGGGAGTATCTGGCTGGTCGCCTTCAGAGAGGACTTCTTTGGAAGACTGAAGTACTTCGAAGAGGGTTTCATTATGATTGCCGAAGACGCATATGACATCATTGGATGTATCGGTGTTGGAATCGACAACCTGATCGTAAACGGAGAGATCAAAAAGGCCATCTATCTCTTTGGGCTTCGGACGAACCCGAAATACAGGCTGAAAGTAGCCCGCTGGCTGAAATCGATCATTCAGGAACTGCAGAATCTGCTCGGCCCCACGGATTTCGATTTCGGATATGCGTCGGTTAAGGCCGACAACATTGCCTCGAAGAAGATTCTCAAGCACATGGGTTTCTCCACTACGGCGATTCTGGACTTCTACGCCTGCCCGGTTAGGAAGACCTCTCAGGAGAAGTCGGTTTTTGTGGAAAGGGAGGTCGACCTGGAAACGATTTTGGACCTGTACAAACCTCTCGAGAAGGATCATGACCTTCTTCTTCAAGGTACGAAGGCCTTCGAGGTGATGATTACAGAGAGGAGATTGTGGTTATTCAAGACTGAAGGTGCATACGCCCTGGTTCTCGACACGAGCGGCGAGCAGGACTTTGGAATCACACGCCTTTCAAAGGGGTTGAGGGCGTTCCAGCTTCTGGCTCAGGGAACTCTTTCACCGCTGGTGAGGATCCCGAAAATGAATGAGCGATTGAGGTCCTGGGACGTTCTTCTCTTCGGCTGGGACGATATCCGAAGCGCGCGAAAGATCGTAAGAAAGATCCATAGATGCGCCTGGGAAGAGGGCATAACGCTGATCAACTTCTCGAGGGACAGAAGCCTCGGAAGTATGAAGGGTGCGGTGGGTTCTCTCAGTTTCAGGATTCCCTTTGAGATAATGATCTATGAGAAGAACAGCATAAATAGAGGAAGCAGACCTATAATAAGAACTCCGACGATATAACTTTAAAATTCTCTTTTCGGATTGACTGAAGACTTGGTAAATGAGAGGCCGGGTCGGAAAGGCTTAGACCCGGCCTCAATTTCTATGGATGAGGTGCCTTCACTACCAGAACCCGCAAAGTCTCTTCTCCGGTGTTGACTATTCCGTGCGGTATCATTTTCGGACTGTCAATGATGTCATCTTCCATTACTTCATGCTTATCTCCGCCGATTGTGATTATTCCTCTACCGGCGAGCACTAGTATGAAAACATCGACAGGTGTCTTGTGCTCGGCCAATTCCATCCCCTCGGCTATGTCAATGACGACCGCCTGCGCATTCTCTCTGTCGTAGATTATCCGGCCCTTAAGTCCGGGTCTGTCAAGTGCAACTTTGCCCTTTTCGATTGAGCTCTTCACCAACTTCATCACCTCGCCTCTAATGTTAGTACTATCTTAGCAAACCGAAGAGCCCCGATCGGTAACATATGTTACCGTATCATAGGACTTCGCTCAGGAATAGCGAGAGAGCCAGAAGCCCGAGGACTACTACCCAGCCAATTATCGTAACCCTAACAGCCTTGCCCGCCTTATTCGCTTCCCACCAGGAGCGCGGTTCTATCCCCTGAAGTCTGAACGTTATGATTGAAGCGAGGTTTATACAGACAATGTTGACGAAGAACAGGAGTATCGCTCCGGAGAATCCGTCGATATTTCCGCTTCCGAGGAGCAGCCCTGCCGCAGCCAGAGGCGGCATAAGTGAAACGGCTACCATAACCCCAATGAGCGAAGTGGATACCCCAGAGCTGATCGACAGGGCCGCAGCCGTTCCCGATGCGAACGCCAGCACAATGTCGCCCAGGTTGGCCACTGTTCGACTGGTTATCTCGTTAGTAGTGTAATCTAGTCTGAATAAGAGCCCGAAAACAAGAGCAAAGGCAAAGCCCAGCCCGATACGGATCAGATTCGTTCTCACGGACTTTGCGAGAAGTCCGAAGTCTCCGAGCGTCGTTGCAAAGGACTGCGCGACGTTTGGCCCTAGCATCGGAGCGATCACCATCGCCCCGATGATTATTGCGGGGCTGTTTCTCACAAGGCCTATCGTAGCTACGATGGCCGACAATACTATCATCGCTATGTCTACCGCGTCGTTCGAGATCATCTCCGAGATGTCGTGATAAAGCTCTTCTCTGCTTATTCGCTTGAAGATTCCCTTCTTGGGCTTATTCTCCTCTTCCGTGGCCTGATTCTCTTCTTCTTTCTCCTCTTCTTGAGCTCTTGGAAGCGAGGCTTCTACCTGAAAGAGTATTGCCCTGAAGGATTCATCCTGGGTGAAGCGCTGCTCGAGAGAGTCGAGGATCTTTTCGCTGTTTTCGGCAAGCGCCAGTATCTTCGTCTGCCAAAGCTCTTCCGATGTCTTAACCGTCCAGTAGTCGATTATCGATTTCTCTTCCAGCATTTCCTTCAGATCTTTTTCGGGGTCGGAACCTGAGAATACTTCTATCAGTCTTTCGGCCATCTAATCACCATCCCGTACAGAGACTGTGGCATAATTGTCTTGCTCGCTAAGAATATATTACACCTGCAAATAAGAAGAGAAGGCATCGAATCAGGGAGGTTGGAGTGTTCTATCTTTTGCTGGCGATACTTTCCAGTTCCTCCATAGCAATGATTTTCAAAGTGACGGAGGGAAGAAGCTACAACAGGCTCGCGGTTACTACGTTCAATTACCTGAGCGCGTTTTTGGTAGCACTCGTCATGATGGCGGTTGAAAGACCGGCCATAGGTCCCGGCGGAGGATCTCCGGCCGA encodes:
- a CDS encoding pyroglutamyl-peptidase I; this translates as MILVTHFDPFGGSKINASQIVVELLADIREDIELMSLPTVFDDCFSRLELRLLDNVPEALIMVGQAAGRSLVTPEKIAINWKESPTPDNNGFIATGEKIIPASPDAYFSRLPVDGIVSKLKDEGLPIEKSFSAGAFVCNYLFYRCMDFLTKRAINIPAGFVHIPCIPEQIGPGENRPAIEAEVSARVLSRIIDLAVEENR
- a CDS encoding nitrilase-related carbon-nitrogen hydrolase: MRIGGVPLNIVWESPEINMKIIERVFAGASEAGVELIVFPETTLSGFTNNAERAYVKDACGFFRKQVDHWGIPAVYGFIDRRNSKFYNCAAFLAPGSEPLIYRKRKLFSYGGENIVYSPGDTNLSFEMKNIHFSLNICYDLRFPELFRANLPAEVMIVIANWPEKRANHWQALLKARAIENQSFVLGLNRTGVDGNGIEYDEAFSVLFDQDGNEVPFEAEKGLLLWELDYEKMSILRDWRERFPALKDI
- a CDS encoding S9 family peptidase → MKKLKLEDLYKYSAVGDLHIFPGGKNFVFVRKTMNKKENQYESNIWLGNMKNEEVRQLTRGGKDGSPVVSPDGKSILFVSKRDKEAKGTGLYLLPLEGGESRLVKTLKGGFSSVSWIDSETVLFMTKHAPGEDPEKIEEDEPPEKKVYEIDRIPFVSNGAGFTENRVGHLYKMKLENGKMEPITAVGGDIESIVLSPERKSVAVITTEDREKRPIWSSLYLLDLQSETAKRIGDDSLSFYHCEWSDDSELFAVATDFKKGFPTNPFIVHVDLESFTLTTLAREMDLYFGNSLNSDVRGVSPNTSMKVVEGKLYSLVTAGSQIKLVSMDKEGKVEEIAVSSGSIDCFDVAGEELLLSEMTTTEPLEIYSLVKGKKKKLTSFNSWMKGIKLSKPEGFEVEASDGQKIEGWIMRPVDFEEGKKYPAVVEIHGGPKTAYGGGYIHEFQTLASEGYAVIYCNPRGSAGYGTDFADIRGHYGERDFEDIMEIVEYVINEYDFVDEERLGVTGGSYGGFMTNWIVGHTDAFKAAVSQRSISSWISFFGTTDIGYFFASDQTGGDFFDNLEGYLRQSPLMSAPNVVTPILFIHSLEDYRCWVPEAMQFFTALRHLGKEAKMVLFPKENHELSRGGLPIHREKRLRAILEWFDSYLKI
- a CDS encoding TIGR00341 family protein; translation: MAERLIEVFSGSDPEKDLKEMLEEKSIIDYWTVKTSEELWQTKILALAENSEKILDSLEQRFTQDESFRAILFQVEASLPRAQEEEKEEENQATEEENKPKKGIFKRISREELYHDISEMISNDAVDIAMIVLSAIVATIGLVRNSPAIIIGAMVIAPMLGPNVAQSFATTLGDFGLLAKSVRTNLIRIGLGFAFALVFGLLFRLDYTTNEITSRTVANLGDIVLAFASGTAAALSISSGVSTSLIGVMVAVSLMPPLAAAGLLLGSGNIDGFSGAILLFFVNIVCINLASIITFRLQGIEPRSWWEANKAGKAVRVTIIGWVVVLGLLALSLFLSEVL
- a CDS encoding cupin domain-containing protein → MKLVKSSIEKGKVALDRPGLKGRIIYDRENAQAVVIDIAEGMELAEHKTPVDVFILVLAGRGIITIGGDKHEVMEDDIIDSPKMIPHGIVNTGEETLRVLVVKAPHP
- a CDS encoding GNAT family N-acetyltransferase, with the translated sequence MENKKAGNIHVRFASIDDNEKLLKIERESAQEGSIWLVAFREDFFGRLKYFEEGFIMIAEDAYDIIGCIGVGIDNLIVNGEIKKAIYLFGLRTNPKYRLKVARWLKSIIQELQNLLGPTDFDFGYASVKADNIASKKILKHMGFSTTAILDFYACPVRKTSQEKSVFVEREVDLETILDLYKPLEKDHDLLLQGTKAFEVMITERRLWLFKTEGAYALVLDTSGEQDFGITRLSKGLRAFQLLAQGTLSPLVRIPKMNERLRSWDVLLFGWDDIRSARKIVRKIHRCAWEEGITLINFSRDRSLGSMKGAVGSLSFRIPFEIMIYEKNSINRGSRPIIRTPTI